The region CGCCGCGCCTGGAAGCCGTACCCGTGCCGGTCCGCGACGAACTCGGCGAACTCGCCGAAGCCTTCAACCAGGTGCAGGTCACCGCGACCGCCCTGCTGGAGCGCCAGGTCATCAGCCGCCGCAACATCGCCGAGATGTTCGGCAACGTCGGCCACCGCGTCAGCAACCTGACCGCTCGTCAGCTCGCGCTGATCGACTCGGTGGAGCGCGGCGAGACCGACCCGGAGGTACTGGACCGGCTCTACCGCATCGACCACATCGCGGTACGCCTTCAGCGCAACGCCGACAGCCTGATGCTGCTCGCCGGCATCCGCGAGACGGGCCTCAACACCGGGCCCATGCGGCTCAGCAACATCGTCCGCGCCGCGCTCGGCCAGATCGAGGGCTACCAGCGGGTCACCCCGCACGCCGAGGGCGATGTCACCGTCGCCCCCGACATCGTCGGCGACCTCACGCTGATGCTCGCCGAACTGCTGGAGAACGCGGTGACGTTCTCCCCGGCGTCCAGCAGCGTCGAAGTCGTCCTGCGGCCCCGGCACGGCTCCGGTGGCGGCGCGCTGATCGAGATCATCGACCACGGGCTCGGGATGAGCGCCGAGCGGCTGGAGGAGGAGAACGCCCGCCTGATCCGCCGCGAACGGCTCGACCTGGCCCCGACCGAGGTCCTCGGCCTCTTCGTGGTCGGCGGTCTGTCCCGGCGCTGGGGCATCGAGGTCGTCCTGACCCGCACCCCGGGCGGCGGCGTCACCGTCACCGTCGCGGTGCCCGGCTCCCATCTGCTGCTCGCCGACCCCACGGGGGCCGCGGCCAGGGCCCCGCACATCCTGCCGCCGCCACGCCGCCCCGGCGGGACCGAACCGCGCCCCGCGGCGGTCGACCCGGAACCCGGTCCCTCGTCCCTGCCCCGCAGGATCCCCGCGCGCAGCCGGGGAGTGGACGGCCACACGGGCCGTCAGGAACCGACGGGCGATGGCGCCATGGGTGGCTACGGCGGCCCCGGCGCCTCCCGGCCCAGGCCGGGCGGCACACCGGGCACCAGGACTCCGGGGGCGGCGCAGCCCGCGGAGCGCGAGACAGCGGGACGAGGCACGCCTCAGGACGCGGTCGGCGGCCCGGGTCACCAGCGTGGCACCGGCACCGGCATGGAGAGCGGACACGGCCGGCCGTCGCGCGCCGGGGGCGGCGGCATGGACAGCGGGCTCGTGCAGAGGTCACGTGGCGCGAGCACCGGCCCGGGGAGTGCGGCGGGGCAGCCGCCGCGCGGCCCGAACACCGGCATGAGCGGCGGTCTCGGCCAGCCGCCCCGCGGCGCGAGCACCGCGCGCGGCTCCGGTACGGCCCCGTCGGCACCCGGCAGCGCCCCGGCGCGACCGGGCGAGGGCGGCCCCAGTCCGCTCAGGCGGCGGGTGCGCGGCGCGACCCTGCAGGCCACCACCGCCTCGACCCGGCTGCCCAAACAGACCATCACCAACCCACGGCCGCCCGCCTGGCAGACCGCCGACGCGGAAGCGGCACGATCCGAGATCGACGAGTTCGAGGAAGCCGTCCTGCGGGCCGAGCGCGAGAGCGCGACAGAGGTCCGTGGTACCGGCTTCGGGTCGGCCCGTTCAGGGGGCCGTCCCGACACCTCTGGCGATTCCAGCACAGAGAACAACAGACCCTCATTCCCGGAAGGCATGAGCAAGTGACCATGTGGACAGGTGGACCGGAGTCCGCGGCCGTGGAACAGGCGACGGACGTGAAGGCCGCCGCTGCCGACTTCAATTGGCTGCTCAATCGTTTCGCCACCGAGACCGCCGGCGTCGTCGACGTGATCGGGGTGTCCTCCGACGGTCTGTTGATCGCGGTGTCCCAACTACGCGGCAAGGCGGACTCGGAGCGGCTCGCGGCCATCGTCTCCGGGATCACCAGCCTCGCCATGGGCGCGTCCGGCAACTACGGCCTCGGCGGGCTCAACAAGGTCATCATCGACCTGGAGGAAGGGCACGTCCTGGTGTCCGCGCTCGGCGCGGGCGCGGTGCTCGGCGTGGTCGCCTCCAAGGAGGCGAAGCTCGGGAACATCGCGTACGAGATGACCCTCTTCGCCAACCGCGCCGGTGCCGCTCTGAGCCCGCAACTGGTCATGGAGCTCAAGAACACCGTGGGGATCGCGCCGACCGGTTGACGGTCGGCGGGGGCGTCACGAAGGCCGGGACGACCCGCGAGGTGAAGGGTGAGGACGAGATGACGGCCGGCGAGCCATCAGCCGCCGACGACGACGCATGGGGAGCGGAGCACCCCCCGTCGATCGTCAGGCCATTCCTGCTGACCGCGGGGCGGATCGCCGGCGGTGACAGTCTGGTGCCGACGATTCCGATCGAGACGCAGGTCGTCGCGACGGATCTCGGTCTGGCCACGCTGGACGCCTTCGTCTTCGACCAGCACCGCGACATCATCACGGTCTGCCGCCAGCCGCAGTCGCTGGCGGAGATCGCGGCGAAACTGCGGATGCATTTGAATGTGATCAGGGTGCTCGCCGACGATCTGCGCGCCGACGGTCAACTGGCCTTGTACGCACCGCAGGCCGAATCCGCCCGCGACGCCACCGTATTGCGAAGGGTTATCGATGGTCTCCGAGCTATCCCCGACTCCCGGGGCGCGATCCGTGAGCGCTGACACCGAGGGTCCCCGGCCGCCGATGCCGGTGAAGATGGTGATCGCGGGCGGCTTCGGCGTGGGCAAGACCACCACCGTGGGTGCCATCTCCGAAATCGAGCCGCTCACCACCGAGGCGTCCATCACCTCGGTCGCCGCGGGCATCGACGACCTCTCCCACACCCCGGAGAAGATGACGACCACCGTCGCCATGGACTTCGGCTGTGTCACGCTCGACCCGACCCTGAAGCTCTACCTGTTCGGCACCCCCGGCCAGGAGCGCT is a window of Streptomyces mirabilis DNA encoding:
- a CDS encoding ATP-binding protein, with the translated sequence MIVPLAVVSAMIAYVVYAEIDSARSAASTAQLVRDSAQVTKLIDGVQTEHRQALLVSLRYEAARSGDKAPGTSAFLQAQQKVTAQAEAVRSTYGGRLPDAEAQALKELEGLDSLRKTIEEGPIPADNIDPAYGSVIEGLINGLGLGQSGGESSESAGNLLDALLRADTAHASFETSVFAARTRDPNALIEYTGAVGDYEQYTYQAERFTRFASQEQGAQLAAIEHSPYQSVVAQHYAALQVDPSGLVAGNASQLRAALDDALAADPTYQRQAENRLKITESLIHQIAADTQKASSDAWWQVLWLVAANLAAFAAWILFSVLVRRSVVRTVRSLTEAAQHVADAAETELARVADDDADDASPPRLEAVPVPVRDELGELAEAFNQVQVTATALLERQVISRRNIAEMFGNVGHRVSNLTARQLALIDSVERGETDPEVLDRLYRIDHIAVRLQRNADSLMLLAGIRETGLNTGPMRLSNIVRAALGQIEGYQRVTPHAEGDVTVAPDIVGDLTLMLAELLENAVTFSPASSSVEVVLRPRHGSGGGALIEIIDHGLGMSAERLEEENARLIRRERLDLAPTEVLGLFVVGGLSRRWGIEVVLTRTPGGGVTVTVAVPGSHLLLADPTGAAARAPHILPPPRRPGGTEPRPAAVDPEPGPSSLPRRIPARSRGVDGHTGRQEPTGDGAMGGYGGPGASRPRPGGTPGTRTPGAAQPAERETAGRGTPQDAVGGPGHQRGTGTGMESGHGRPSRAGGGGMDSGLVQRSRGASTGPGSAAGQPPRGPNTGMSGGLGQPPRGASTARGSGTAPSAPGSAPARPGEGGPSPLRRRVRGATLQATTASTRLPKQTITNPRPPAWQTADAEAARSEIDEFEEAVLRAERESATEVRGTGFGSARSGGRPDTSGDSSTENNRPSFPEGMSK
- a CDS encoding roadblock/LC7 domain-containing protein; the encoded protein is MWTGGPESAAVEQATDVKAAAADFNWLLNRFATETAGVVDVIGVSSDGLLIAVSQLRGKADSERLAAIVSGITSLAMGASGNYGLGGLNKVIIDLEEGHVLVSALGAGAVLGVVASKEAKLGNIAYEMTLFANRAGAALSPQLVMELKNTVGIAPTG
- a CDS encoding DUF742 domain-containing protein — encoded protein: MTAGEPSAADDDAWGAEHPPSIVRPFLLTAGRIAGGDSLVPTIPIETQVVATDLGLATLDAFVFDQHRDIITVCRQPQSLAEIAAKLRMHLNVIRVLADDLRADGQLALYAPQAESARDATVLRRVIDGLRAIPDSRGAIRER
- a CDS encoding GTP-binding protein; amino-acid sequence: MVSELSPTPGARSVSADTEGPRPPMPVKMVIAGGFGVGKTTTVGAISEIEPLTTEASITSVAAGIDDLSHTPEKMTTTVAMDFGCVTLDPTLKLYLFGTPGQERFGFMWDDLVEGALGGLVIVDTRRLDDCYAAVDYFEHREIPFAVAVNAFDGKVEHDLNDVRWALDVGDHVPLTVFDARERGSVRDALLVVLEHALATAQQ